Within the Meleagris gallopavo isolate NT-WF06-2002-E0010 breed Aviagen turkey brand Nicholas breeding stock chromosome 21, Turkey_5.1, whole genome shotgun sequence genome, the region AGCTGTTGTATGAGAAATCTACCCTAGAAGAGTGAAAGATTTGAGGcgtgctgctctgcagaaagaTTGTTTGCTGCTGTGTCCTACTGGATGTTTTATGATTGGCTTTGTTGTTGCTTTCTATATAACTTTCTGCCTTTAATGGTCGAGGACATTaaaatagcagcagaaaggcaggtTAGAATTGCTGAGGTGCAGTGGAAAAAATTGTGGCTTTTTAAATAGTGTCATTCCAGTTCCAAAGGTTGGTAAATTCAAtgtcttctaaaaataataataaaaaaaatagatatataaataaaagaggATATGGAACAGCTCTTATTTCTTGCACAATTTCAGGTGGACCATTTGTGCTCGTGTTACCCAAAAAGGGCAGATCCGCACATGGAGCAATTCCCGTGGTGAAGGGAAGCTCTTCTCTATAGAGCTGGTTGATGAGAGCGTAAGTGTTCTGTattgagaaaaagagaatggaTGCCAGATGCTGATGAACCCTTCATAAAGACAgaatagaagaaataaagcGTGTTATAgaaaatgtggctttttttattattatgactGAAGTTCATATTCTGTATTCATTAACTCGAACATCATTGATCCAGTCCTTATCCAGAATGAAGTCTTAAATGTATGGCGttgctgattatttttcatCAAAGTCTGTAGTGTGTGACTCAATTTCTGCAGCTTCAAAATATGGTTGTTTAGGGAAACAGACAACCTAATACTTTGTTTGTCATCATTTCCTTTAGATTGAGAATGAGCTCTCACCCTTTCTTAGATACACGGTACAAAACAAGGAGTGAAAGGAGCGTAGCCTCCAAGTTATAAGCTTTCATTTTCGTGAGGAAATCAGGCTATAAATTATTGTAATTCTTGAAAATTTCATCTGTGGTTTGTTTGGGGAATGGTATCTGGTTAATCCAACTAAACTTGCAGTTTGTCAAACCTCTTATCGAATTACCTCCTTCTGTcgtgaaaacaaacaagattcTGCAAGATTATATTTAGTATAAAATGTGAGGTTAATAATGTAACATGTTGTCATCagccatttgttttctctgcatgcTCTTAGTAGtcaaatgtaaaaacaaaaaaattaggGAATTTATAGTTGTTATTAATAATTACTTAAGGACTTGACATTGTTTATGAGCAGGACTTAGCTCAAGATACTGCTTGCTAACTTGTGGAGCTAGGTGATCTGTTcaaacttttctttcctgtagtaTCAACTAATGCTAGTTTCAAGAGTTCAGTGCTGTCTGTGGGACAGTAATTCTGGAGCTCTAGGGATGCTAATGAGATTGAATCTGAGAATTGATGGTCAGGTGTGGAATATGTCATAACTGTAAATGTAAGGAGAGTGTTATCTGTTTCTCAGGTGTCTGGCAGCACATGCTGTCTATAGAACTGATGCCACTAAACACTGTTAGGGATTTCTTAATGTAGTTTATTTACTTATGCTGAATTTCAGTTCTGACTGCCTCTCGTGTTCTCCTGCAGGGTGAGATTAGAGCTACAGCATTCAATGATCAAGCAGACAAGTTCTTTCCTCTCATTGAACTGAACAAGGTACGGTAGCGTTGTGCTTTCATGGTCTGACATGAGCTAGAAAAGAGGCACTTCAGCATAGCAAGGATTTTTAAAGGTGAACACAatctattttctctgtctgaCTTCTGATAATATCCTCTGTTTCATTGCTTTCTCCTCTAGGTATATTATTTTACCAAAGGCAATTTGAAGACTGCTAACAAGCAATATACAGCTGTTAAGAATGATTATGAGATTACATTCACTAATGAGACTTCGGTTGTGCCCTGTGATGATGCCCAGCATCTTCCATCTGTTCAGTTTGATTTTGTATCCATCTCTGACTTGGAGAACACACCCAAAGACTCAATTGTCGGTCAGTCTGAGTAGTGAAATGACATGCTATCAGACTTTGAAACTTTATTTTAGTATTGTGAATGCTGGGGAGGCAGTGAGCAATAGGAGGGGAACTTTTGGGTGGATTTAGCTTGTGGTGGTTGCTGTTAAAAATGCCTTAGGCAATTTTATGGTTAAGGTGTCTTTATCCTCTTCTGCTAACAATATATACTGATTTCTCTGCAAACTGTGCTTCAAGCAAAAGACAGTAAATCTACTTGTTTATTGTCTTACAATCattgttttccacagaaaagGGTTGAAAGAAAAGTGTCCTTGCCCAGCACGTGTGCGTTTCATACCTTCCATGGTCTTGCTTGCTTTCACTATCTAATTATCTCGTAGTGATTTTGGCATAGTGCATTGCATCCGAGTCCAAGTTGCATGACTGTTTTGGCTTGCTTTGTGAAGTATTggaggtttgtttttctgtaatttgttgGGCAGAGTACTCCGGAAAAATCAGAGGCTTGGGTGGGGGCGAGGGAGCTCAGGTTTCACAGGCACAAGATGCATGTGATTCAGAGGCATTCAGCTAGGAATTTTAAAGGTAGACCTATGATGTTCAAAATAGGTTTTATTAGGGAGTGCAGAGGGCATTGCATTAGCTCTTGCTGCCAAAACTTGCCGACTTCACaggaatcacagcatggtttggattggaagggacctctggaggtcatctagttcaGCCTCCAAAACTTGTTCAAGTTGCAGCTTCTGGTCTAGGGGGCTGCAGCAAGAGCACTAGCCAGTTGCTTCTTTGTGTTAGTCATTTTGAAGCCATGTGCCCGAGAGCCTTCTGCTTAACCAGCAAGGGTATGTTTAAGCACAGCAGGAATCAGGGCTGAAGTCCTTTGGCAGAatgtgaggggaaaaagagatTGTGATGCCTTGATCTCTTTAATGTGGTGAGGCTTGCATTCATGAATATCTTAATGAATTCGTCAACAAAATTAAAGCACTGAAGAATTCTGTAGTGGAGCACTCCTGCCATAATACACTTAATTTCCATATCAGATTTGATTTGAATAGGGAGCTGGGATATTACAAGGTAAAAATCTGACACTAGGAATGAATTCTTCTCTTGTGGTATTGTATTCCCCAACTGTGACCCTTGAGCGACTAACTAAATTGTAACTCTTTTTCAGATGTAATTGGAATTTGTAAGAGCTATGAAGATGTCACTAAAATTGTAGTGAAAGCTAACAATAGGGAGGTATCGAAGAGGAATGTGCATCTGATGGATACATCAGGGAAACTGGTGACAGCTACGCTATGGGGAAATGAGGTATGTGCTCTCTTACCTGTTCCTAAGCAAAGGTTTCTTTGTGTAAAGAAATACACACCGTTGTCATCTAAGATGGGCATAGTACTGAGACAGACTCCTAGGTGTTGGAGGATCAGGGGTAGAAAGGAGGTGAAAGACTGGTTTCATTCAGGTGTGATGTTCGTAACCTTTTTCTGACAGACTGCTGACATGATCTGACTAATGTGTTCTGAACAACTGCAGACATGATGTCTCAGGCACAAAGACTGTAGATAACAGGTTTCTGGTTTAGAAAAGAATATGAGTTGGGGTTTGATCATGGAGAAGCCCGATGGCTACAGATGTCTTGTTTGTGAGGAGTTTTATTCTTAGGGTAGGGTACTTGTTACCCTGAATAAATTGCTGCTTAACTAGGGGTTTGAAAGGCTGTATTTCAGATTAAGAGTTTAAAATGTCAGAGCTTTGGGAATGGAAAGTTTGTGTAGTTACTGTGAACTGCTCCTTTATCTTGATAacaaactgctttcttttccaaggTAGATACTTTGAGTTTTATGTTCTGGTCTATAAAATGGGAGTCATCCTGCCAGCCTGGCAGTGGTGCCTCGTGGCTAAATGATCAAGTGCTCTGATACTGTAGGTGGCTGTACATTGTTAACCATCTGCTGATGTAAACAAAGTAAACTGAGGCTCAGTATCATAAAGTTATGGGGTTGAACCAGCTTGTTACTGGAGAGGTTACCAGTTACAAACATCTTGTGTAACTGTCAGATCAGGGATCTGTATTTTAGAAAgttaaatgtttgctttgttgtAGAGTAAAGGTAATGTAAGCATTAAGGGGAAGTGACTTATTGCTTGCAGCTGGCACACCTAGCTTTAGAATCCATATTTCCCCAATAACTCATTGCCTTATCTGTCAAGATGTGTGTTCTTTTTGTATCTCATGGATACAGCAAGTGCTTTTGCTAACTCCAGCTCATTTGTGGTCCATAAGCACATGATCCTTTCCTTGCTTGTTAAGTGGTGTGGTGTCCAGGAAATCTATACCTTTCAAAACCTCTCTAGTGCCAAGAGATTCTTTGTTAGTGTCAGACTTTAGTTGGATAACAAACTGATAGCAACTGAACAGCATTAAAGCAGCTTTAtgagattaaaaacagaaaatagaaagctAAGGAAAGTGTTTGGTCAGCATACCTGTGCTGCTTAAGCTGTAGGTGAAGAGACACGATTGGCTCAGTCAAGCCAAGTGAGTCATTTGATGTCCCATAGAGACTAATTTGACCAAGTAACTCCTGCTTGGAGAAACCTTTGTTCCCATAGCCCATCTCCCTTTCTAAAATCCTTGTTTAAAACTCTTAATGGAGATGATCAGTCCCTTTTCTTTAAACTGGAggtgcacagctgctgcactggTAGGATTCTTTGGTTCCCCAAGAAATGGGGTGTTAGGATTATAAAACTGTTAGCTGCCTTTCCTAaactcccagtgctgctgtctaAAATCATACCTTCCAACTACACTAAGATGGTCTGACTTGGGTTTGGTCTTCTGTCATCATCTGTGAACTATGACTACAAGTATACTGTAGCATGCTTACAAATgctctcttttgtttgtttttttgtttgctttttccacaCGTGCAGGCTGAGAAGTTTGATGGTTCCAGACAACCTGTGATAGCCATCAAAGGAGCCCGGGTCTCTGATTTTGGTGGTAGAAGCCTGTCTGTCATGTCATCGAGCACAGTGGTTGTCAACCCTGATAGCCCAGAGGCTTTCAAGCTCCGAGGATGGTATGactgtgtgtttgtgttgaTTCGTTTCTcctgaatatttgttttattctatttatCTACATTTGAGCAGTCTGTAGAGCACTGAAGAAGGGGAGCCTAGGGTGTGGGTTCCAGGCTTGTAGAAACTTCTCTTCCTTGAAAGCACTGTTCAGTTTGAAAACTTGGAATTCCATGTCAGAtgttggaagaaataaaatagtgtAGCTCATGCTGACCCAAAGTCTTGGAAGACTGCATGAAATCAGGCTTTTGACCAACTCTATTTTCTGATTAACAGAGAGGACAGAGTTTTGTTCTGTCCTCTGTTAATGTGAACTGCAGGAACCGTGTCGACTTCTTAGTGTCTATTCCTTAACAGATATTTTCAATTAGTGAAataacacttttatttttgtcaggAAAACCAAGTGACTTCTCAGTGCTTCGTTGCTGCTTCTAGCGTAGGTAGTTGCTAAATTATCTGCTACAGCTACTAACACAGTGAGATTTGGTGTGTGTGCTAATGGGGTGAAGTCCCTACAGCATCACTTCTTGTGAATCCTGGGCTCTCATTCTGCCTCAATCCTTTAAACatgcataaaatatttgttgGCGTTCTCCATTATTCAGATTGAGCAGAGCTGCTTCTATACTTCAGAGGGTTGTTGAAGATGAAATTGATTGTGGGTCTTAGCTATTGCTGTcacattttaattacattctgTTTTTGAGTTCTATTGGCGTTTCTCAAATCACAAAAGACGCTGAATGGGATGATAGTACAACCTTTTTCAGAAGAGGAGtgctttcttattttaacaCAGGAGGCATAATTTCTTCAATgctatttgcttttccttttgaagcTGCTGCAAAGATAATGGTACCgtgtaatttaattttaattatggAAATATCTTGATGCCCTTAAATCTTGTTATCTGACTGCCTTTAAGAAGCATGCAGTGCGTGGTTTGACCACTAGCTGGCAAACAAATTGCAGTTATATAGAACAAAGCTGCCCTCCTTTTGTGGGTTTATAAAATACTATGCTAATTAAGTCAGAGTATTAACTTATtctgaaatgctatttttgtttgCAGTATGCACAAATTACTGTAATTGTTTCCTTTGCAATCATtgatttctaaggaaaaaaaaatccttcatgtATTAAGTACATGAAACTAAACGTAAGTTTATGATAAGCTGGACTGCCATCCAAAAATAGCAGTGCATCTTTGTGGTTCCAGGTTTGACTCTGAGGGACAGCTTCTGGAATGTGCCTCCATCTCTGATGTGAGAGGTGGGTCGGCATCAGGGGTGAATACCAACTGGAAAACTTTGTATGAAGCCAAATCGGAGAGGTTGGGACAAGGAGATAAGGTAAGGCATGGCAGCTGACTGCAAGCCTTGTGTGTTCGAGGTGGGGGGGGAAGAAAACCTTGCTGTTCTGCCTATTGGGAGAGTGCAGTTGTTGGGCTGTGTGTGCTTGCTCTGTGtacaacaaaaaccaaacaaaccaaagcacTGAATCCAGGTCCCTTGCTGATGTTGCAACATGATCCTATGTGTGCAAGAGATTTCTAAGTCTTGGATAAATAGTGATGAATAGAGCACCCCAAGATGCTGATGTGAACAGCACAAAGTGTTGTAGGGCAAACAGGTGCATTTGGAGGAGGGGTTTTCAAGGCAGACTTGCTCAATAGAAAAGTTAGACCCAGGTCTAGTGTTCTAGCATTCTTAGGCTTAAAATGCTTCTTGACTTGTTCCAACCTATTTTTCAAAACgtataattgtttttttttatttttttttctccaaaattttAGTACTAAGCCATTCAGGATAGAGAGAAACTTTGATCTAGATAAAGAACTTCCACAGGAAATAGCTGAATTACTGGTGCCTTTCTTGCATGTGGTTCTTAACCCCTGTTCATCTGTTGAAAGACTTGGCTGTGGTCTTAAACCATTAGGGTGATGATTGTAGTGTGGTGAGTGGGTATTTTGTTCTGTGGGCTATAGTTTAATCAAACACTTATCTGTAATACTACACAGTAGGCTTTCTGGTTTTTTTGTACCGACTCCtaaaagaagcagaggaaagTGCAGAATCTTAATCCTGTGAAAAAGTAGAGATTTGAACAGACACAATGGAGAAGCCAATGTGCTTTATCTGAAGAAAACCTAGCAATCGGAGTTCCCCCCAATGGAAACACAGAATAATCTTGCTCTGGGGGCTTTGTTTAACATAATGGAAGCCTGGAAATGATTGCGACAGGGGTTGATTTACAGTTTCCCGATAATCCATAGCTGTTAAGCTTCCTAATCCTAAATATCCAAGTATGGACGCCTTGCTTTGTAGTTAATTCAGAATTGGAAAACACTGAGTATTTTGAGGCTAATGTTGCACACTCACTCTCCTAGGCGGATTATTTTAGCTGTGTGGGCACAATAGTACATCTGCGCAAAGAGAACTGCATGTACCAGGCCTGTCCCTCTCAGGATTGCAATAAGAAAGTGATAGACCAACAGAATGGACTGTATCGTTGTGAGAAGTGCGACCGTGAGTTCCCCAACTTCAAGTACCGCATGATGCTGCTGGTAAGTGAGCTGGTGAGGGGCAGGCAGGGCTTCTCCCTGCTCTCCGTGGGCACTGCAGCTTTGAAGGcttttgagagagagaaagagaggctTTTAGGCTGCTGTGTTTGTCAAAGGTGCCTGTGGGTTAGAAGTGACTCGTGTCTGTACCTGGGTGAGGAATGTTTCATTGAGCTGAGAAGCAGTTTGTTTTCCTAGCGCTCCaattaaaagcttttctctttgcCAAAAAGTTGATGCTAGCTCAGTTGA harbors:
- the RPA1 gene encoding replication protein A 70 kDa DNA-binding subunit, which encodes MSGRLSEGAIAAIMQGENVCKPVLQVINTRAIATGNGPPRYRVLMSDGVNTLSSFMLATQLNPLVEEERLSAHCICQVNRFIVNSLKDGRRVVILMDLDVLKTADMVGGTVGNPVPYNEGQGQQRSSAPTANTAPNKPQQQNGNLSVAGSAAPKYHAPSNQFSKASAPSSVKTPGGTQSKVVPIASLNPYQSKWTICARVTQKGQIRTWSNSRGEGKLFSIELVDESGEIRATAFNDQADKFFPLIELNKVYYFTKGNLKTANKQYTAVKNDYEITFTNETSVVPCDDAQHLPSVQFDFVSISDLENTPKDSIVDVIGICKSYEDVTKIVVKANNREVSKRNVHLMDTSGKLVTATLWGNEAEKFDGSRQPVIAIKGARVSDFGGRSLSVMSSSTVVVNPDSPEAFKLRGWFDSEGQLLECASISDVRGGSASGVNTNWKTLYEAKSERLGQGDKADYFSCVGTIVHLRKENCMYQACPSQDCNKKVIDQQNGLYRCEKCDREFPNFKYRMMLLVTIADSLDYQWVTCFQESAEFILGQSATFLGELKEKNEQAFEEVFQNANFNTYEFKIRVKLETYNDESRIKATALDVKPVNYREYSKRLIASIRRNAQLG